AGTCTGATGCGATATGGAGTCCCACCAATCCAGGCTTCCACAGGTAGCAATGACCGTGCGGGATAAATCCTCCATCAGTAAAAATATGTCCCCAGAACTCTAGCATAATTAAGATTTTGTTTAGTTTTGTGCTTGGTTGGTTGTCGATCGAAGTGGCAATTAATTACCAATTTATCCCAACTGCTCGCGTTGCTTTACTTACGCGGCTTAGCAGCACCCTCTTTCATATCTTATGCCAGCATTTTTATATCCCCTCCCTTTACAAAAGATATATGAAAATCTTTTCAGATGTAAACTGTTTGGAGATAAATTTTTGATGGTGCGTTAGGCGTACCTTAACGCACCCTACTAAGCTAGTTAATTAAATTTCCAACAAACCGGGTGGCGGCGTAATTTCAATTCGTTTATTTTCCAGGTCTACCACAGGTACGATCGCTTTCACAAACGGAATCAAAATTTGTTTGTTATTCTTCTCGTTCGCGGATTTAACCATCAACAAATCGTGACCTGCTGTAGTAATATCTTCTACAACACCAACCTTTTCACTTGTTAATTGGTTAAATACTTCCAAGCCAATTAAGTCTAAAACGTGAAATTCGTCTGCTTCTAAGTTTGGTCGATCGCTTGCTTTTACCATCAACTTGCAGCCGCGCAACTCTTCGGCTTGCGTGCGATCGTTTATGTCGGCGAATTTTACCACATATATGCCCTTGTTGGGAATATACCGACCCGATAATAATTTTATCGGTTCCGGTTCTGCGGCGTGCGATCGCAACAACCAACGCTGTCCTCGTTTCTCAAACCTTTCCGGAAAATCCGAGTCCGGATAAACGCGCACCTCGCCGTTTAAACCTTGCGCGGCAACAATTTCACCTATTTCTATCCATTCAGAACTATTCATGGAATATCCTCTATTTGTGGTTTAGTTATATCATTCAATATTCCATTCACAAGCTGATATTTATCAGTCGGTGATTCACCTAAGCATTTTGAACACCACTTGAATAAAGTTCTAAGTGATGCACAAGTATCGGGACGTGACAAAACATATTCAACATTGAGATTTTCGATGATTTTTCCACCATGTTCTTTCTTGTCGAAATCGCTGTACTCTTTTTTAATTTCACTATACGGATTGCGGATAGTCTCTACATCTCCCGGATAATCTGCGAACGAGGTTCCTAATACTAAATTAACCGCCTCAGCGTGAGCTAGGTAATAAGCTTCCAGCATATTGACTAAGAAATGTACAGAAGCACGATGTCTTTGTTCTGGCGGAAGAGAGTCAAGAATTTCTCGGTATCGATCGAAAACCTCTTGTGGCTGCTCGTGATTGTGATACTCCAAATCATCTACAAGTATTACATAGGTATTTGCTTCATTGAGATGCTTTCTGGCTGGTAATGCAATCTGTTCAATGTGTTTTGTAGAAATAGCTTTGTTAGTCCCAGTCACGGTTAGTTTTGACTTTCGTTTTTCCGAAGTTATCCGTCCAAGCTGAGGAATACGGCTCAACACTTTAAAAGTGCAATAACCAGACTCCATCAGCGCTCTAAATAACTTAGGAAGGTGCAGTTCTTCAGTCTCTCCTGTGACAAGCAATCCGAACTTCAAATAACGATATTGCTGAGGCTCGTTATTATCTTGACTCTTCATTCAGCTTCTTCCTCAAACGGAGACTTACTTTGAGGTGCAATCATCTCAGCCATGTAGAGAGAACCAGTGGCATATTCTTCCAGTAAATCTTGGATACCTTCAATCTCGCTGACTCGTTTCATTACTGTTCGTCCCATCTCGTCAACTTCCGCAGCCAATATATTCTCTGGCTCAAATTGACTAATAAGTACCGGAGAGTGAGTGGCAATAAATACCTGCTTATTCCATCTTTCAGTAGCGAGTTTGAC
This Aerosakkonema funiforme FACHB-1375 DNA region includes the following protein-coding sequences:
- a CDS encoding DUF4276 family protein, with the translated sequence MKSQDNNEPQQYRYLKFGLLVTGETEELHLPKLFRALMESGYCTFKVLSRIPQLGRITSEKRKSKLTVTGTNKAISTKHIEQIALPARKHLNEANTYVILVDDLEYHNHEQPQEVFDRYREILDSLPPEQRHRASVHFLVNMLEAYYLAHAEAVNLVLGTSFADYPGDVETIRNPYSEIKKEYSDFDKKEHGGKIIENLNVEYVLSRPDTCASLRTLFKWCSKCLGESPTDKYQLVNGILNDITKPQIEDIP
- the rimM gene encoding ribosome maturation factor RimM (Essential for efficient processing of 16S rRNA), giving the protein MNSSEWIEIGEIVAAQGLNGEVRVYPDSDFPERFEKRGQRWLLRSHAAEPEPIKLLSGRYIPNKGIYVVKFADINDRTQAEELRGCKLMVKASDRPNLEADEFHVLDLIGLEVFNQLTSEKVGVVEDITTAGHDLLMVKSANEKNNKQILIPFVKAIVPVVDLENKRIEITPPPGLLEI